The following are encoded in a window of Terriglobia bacterium genomic DNA:
- a CDS encoding PAS domain S-box protein, with translation MAALREFVAETARKTFAVNVAGVVVRDGAGYKLAAVSPAMKEGSRTTALLAHATSFAKQAMEQKRMLGFRFSYRDSEGQKIYHGMGLPLLTSQTSSALLVVRREVFAPSEISAFQVLGNMARLALDSAELSRVSAAQQNELNQLLEISAELGSAGRLSPFLNKFVVRAAEFMGFERAFVALIEAGGCRLRWGSSNGAAQKLDLEFTAAGRRVLETREPCLSDDVSQLPVPEKNQLLKWHGKAQQYLGVPLVSGDGQPFGVLGFLDKGLAEKDKKEHAAITQPAITQEDLRRARALAGEVAMALEAGHNLQVADHHKKRAEDLMEMALDLGSALRLPDFVKNFTERVAAMIGAKNAVLALAERNKVESVCFYGDKPERDLLRRLNGALSAFAESNPEMKITGSGVQALGAELAESLGWHSLTLVRLEGTESDLLGILALADISRELLPNDLNLLQALIVHASVALENSRLFTRITQSSRQWAEIFDSISDFIVVHDEQHQVLKVNRSLAEFIGVRPAELIGLNMHALTAITSDSPHPCPFCREQGDSDEYLHPVLERSYLVSTSRIHAALDEGLQTVHVLKDITDRREAERRYRELFDNVQEGVFFASPEGHFIEVNDALVRMLGYESRDELLRLDLTNQVYLSAEQREEILRQLNENGAVRNFEVTLCRRDGSIIHALENAFVVRDGQGKTLQYRGVFLDITEVKNFQAQLQRERDFTGKILNNTQTMIMVADTAGLVSYANRRCAESGSFDQSELVGHRLDRFVAPQHKPMFAEGFESALHGMQVDNLEVMIVRGNGSQGKFSINLSPMRDESGDVTSVVALMTDITDASMIQAKLMHTEKMAAVGQLVSGVAHEVNNPLTAIMGFSDLLMENPEVPGSARKDLQVILEEAQRTKEIVQNLLSFARQRPPQRQRLQINEILRKTIALRAYDFSNHGVQIIEKFNERLPELIGDSHQLQQVFLNILNNAYDAVRATGRPGVIEIETLHDGGWLEILFHDNGEGIRHPERIFDPFFTTKEVGQGTGLGLSICYGIVREHEGEILCANNQDMPGATFSVRLPVRTKADLKLMTVAGARQ, from the coding sequence TTGGCAGCGCTGCGGGAGTTTGTGGCGGAAACCGCGCGCAAGACCTTTGCCGTCAACGTGGCTGGAGTTGTGGTCCGCGATGGCGCCGGCTACAAGCTGGCCGCCGTGTCACCCGCGATGAAAGAAGGAAGCAGAACGACAGCGCTGCTGGCCCACGCCACGTCGTTCGCCAAGCAAGCCATGGAGCAAAAGCGGATGTTGGGCTTCCGCTTTTCCTATCGCGATTCCGAAGGCCAAAAAATCTACCACGGCATGGGGCTGCCGTTGCTTACCTCGCAAACCTCGTCCGCCTTGCTGGTGGTGAGACGAGAGGTTTTTGCGCCCTCGGAGATATCTGCCTTCCAGGTGCTGGGCAACATGGCGCGCCTGGCCCTGGACAGCGCCGAATTGTCGCGCGTGAGCGCCGCGCAGCAGAACGAACTCAACCAGTTGCTGGAGATTTCCGCTGAGTTGGGCAGCGCGGGACGCCTAAGTCCGTTTCTCAACAAGTTTGTGGTGCGCGCCGCGGAATTCATGGGCTTTGAGCGCGCCTTCGTCGCCTTGATCGAAGCCGGCGGGTGCCGTCTGCGCTGGGGATCGAGCAACGGCGCCGCGCAAAAGCTCGATCTCGAATTTACCGCCGCCGGTCGCCGCGTGCTGGAAACCAGGGAACCTTGCCTCTCCGACGACGTAAGCCAGTTGCCCGTACCGGAAAAAAACCAACTGCTCAAGTGGCACGGCAAAGCCCAGCAATACCTGGGCGTACCTCTCGTCTCCGGCGACGGCCAGCCTTTCGGCGTGCTGGGTTTTCTGGACAAGGGCCTGGCGGAAAAAGACAAGAAAGAACACGCGGCCATCACCCAGCCTGCTATCACGCAAGAAGACTTGCGGCGGGCGCGCGCCCTGGCCGGCGAAGTTGCCATGGCGCTGGAAGCGGGACACAACCTTCAGGTTGCCGACCATCACAAGAAGCGCGCGGAAGACCTGATGGAGATGGCCTTGGACTTGGGCTCGGCGTTGCGCCTGCCGGACTTCGTCAAGAACTTTACCGAGCGCGTGGCCGCCATGATCGGCGCCAAGAACGCGGTGCTGGCCCTGGCCGAACGCAACAAGGTTGAGAGCGTCTGCTTTTATGGCGACAAGCCGGAGCGCGACCTCTTGCGCCGGCTGAACGGCGCCTTGTCGGCATTTGCCGAGAGCAATCCTGAAATGAAGATTACCGGCAGCGGGGTGCAGGCCCTGGGCGCTGAATTGGCGGAAAGTCTGGGCTGGCACAGCCTAACGCTGGTCCGCCTGGAAGGCACCGAGTCGGACTTGCTCGGCATCCTCGCGCTGGCCGATATCAGCCGTGAGCTGTTGCCCAACGACCTGAACCTGCTGCAGGCGCTGATCGTGCATGCGTCGGTGGCGCTGGAGAATTCGCGGCTGTTTACCCGCATTACCCAGTCCAGCCGGCAATGGGCGGAAATTTTTGATTCCATTTCCGACTTCATCGTGGTGCATGACGAGCAGCACCAGGTGCTGAAGGTCAACCGCTCGCTGGCGGAGTTTATCGGCGTGCGTCCGGCCGAGCTGATTGGCCTGAACATGCACGCGCTCACCGCCATCACCTCTGATTCGCCGCACCCGTGTCCGTTCTGCCGCGAGCAAGGCGACTCGGACGAATACCTGCATCCCGTGCTGGAGCGCAGCTATCTGGTCTCCACCTCGCGCATCCACGCGGCGCTGGATGAAGGTTTGCAGACCGTCCATGTGCTCAAAGACATCACCGACCGCCGCGAGGCCGAGCGCCGCTATCGCGAATTGTTTGACAACGTGCAGGAAGGCGTCTTCTTCGCTTCACCGGAAGGTCATTTCATCGAAGTAAATGACGCGCTGGTGCGCATGCTGGGCTACGAAAGCCGCGATGAGCTGCTTCGTCTGGACCTGACCAACCAGGTTTATCTTTCCGCCGAACAGCGGGAAGAGATCCTTCGCCAGCTGAATGAAAACGGCGCGGTGCGTAATTTTGAGGTCACGCTGTGCCGCCGCGACGGCTCCATCATCCACGCGCTGGAGAATGCCTTCGTGGTGCGCGACGGCCAGGGCAAGACTTTGCAGTATCGCGGCGTGTTCCTGGACATCACCGAAGTGAAGAACTTCCAGGCGCAGTTGCAGCGCGAGCGCGATTTCACCGGCAAAATCCTCAACAATACCCAGACCATGATCATGGTCGCCGACACCGCGGGGCTGGTCAGCTACGCCAACCGGCGGTGCGCGGAGTCTGGCAGCTTTGATCAAAGTGAACTGGTCGGGCACCGCCTGGACCGTTTTGTCGCGCCGCAGCACAAGCCGATGTTCGCGGAAGGCTTTGAATCCGCGCTGCACGGCATGCAGGTGGACAACCTGGAAGTGATGATCGTGCGCGGCAACGGCTCGCAGGGAAAGTTCTCCATCAATCTGAGCCCCATGCGCGACGAAAGCGGCGACGTGACCAGCGTGGTCGCATTGATGACCGATATCACCGACGCGTCCATGATCCAGGCCAAGCTCATGCACACCGAGAAAATGGCGGCCGTCGGACAGCTTGTCTCCGGCGTGGCCCATGAAGTGAACAATCCCCTCACCGCCATCATGGGCTTCTCTGACTTGCTCATGGAAAACCCTGAAGTCCCGGGCAGCGCGCGCAAAGACCTTCAGGTCATCCTGGAAGAGGCGCAGCGCACCAAGGAAATTGTGCAGAACCTGCTGAGCTTCGCCCGGCAACGCCCGCCGCAGCGGCAGCGCCTGCAGATCAATGAGATTCTGCGCAAGACCATCGCCCTGCGCGCTTACGATTTTTCCAACCACGGCGTGCAGATTATCGAGAAGTTTAATGAGCGCCTGCCGGAGCTGATCGGCGATTCGCACCAGTTGCAGCAGGTTTTCCTGAACATCCTGAATAACGCCTATGACGCGGTCCGCGCCACCGGACGCCCCGGCGTGATTGAAATTGAAACTTTGCACGATGGCGGCTGGCTGGAAATCTTGTTCCATGACAACGGTGAAGGCATCCGCCATCCCGAGCGCATTTTCGACCCCTTCTTTACCACCAAGGAAGTGGGCCAGGGGACAGGCCTGGGATTGAGCATTTGTTACGGAATCGTGCGCGAGCACGAAGGCGAGATCCTTTGCGCCAACAATCAAGATATGCCGGGGGCCACCTTCAGTGTGCGGTTGCCCGTCCGGACCAAGGCTGATTTGAAACTGATGACGGTGGCCGGAGCCAGGCAGTAG
- a CDS encoding HAMP domain-containing protein, producing the protein MHTIGGKLYVGFGSILVIVLVMSLVTLGTVWHEQSTKATYQKSIYMVEGVSKLEKARNDNRLRLRNFLLNGDTREAESLTRGLMDVNQRIMELREPSASLGDNSSQARQLLDRLSETEKDWVATFATPLIEKRRQVDAGSATVAELQIAYLQSTPSPEQQKKEEEAMSQLYAIVKSALANAEASDQTASSLIKFMTLLGMVTIMGLGAFIARNVARSITTPLYQLIAVAGQIADAGDLDQKVEIKGADEVAQLAHTFNNMVLYLREMAGLSEAIAGGDLSVEITPRSSRDTLGTAFREMTLGLRSMVKNVRDSASQVAGGSTQVAQSSDDSAKISVQAASAIDEVTSTMHEMSINVQNMVKSTQMQASNVSETSASIDQMVASIQRVADTAKVLLDISQRSRDEVHSGINTMEKATDGLSRINSAISSSAEIISALGQRADDIGKIIGVIDDLAEQTNLLALNAAIEAARAGEHGLGFAVVADEVRKLAEKSAQSTREISELIQSIQKEARKAVENMEKSTSIVNEGISLGGDLSSALKKISNVVSEVYKFAQEIGAATNEQSHGSSQIAKATTRLNEITHEINSSVEEQASGAQAVVRAMEKMRELVQRSSSGSTELAASAEQMSKMSRTMLDSMDRFSLENAANGNGNGDGRNGSSVRGERNGRTPEMAGATYN; encoded by the coding sequence ATGCATACCATCGGCGGCAAACTGTACGTCGGCTTCGGCTCGATCCTGGTGATCGTGCTGGTGATGTCCCTGGTGACCCTGGGCACAGTCTGGCACGAGCAGTCCACCAAAGCGACCTACCAGAAATCCATTTACATGGTGGAGGGAGTCTCCAAGCTGGAGAAAGCCCGCAATGACAACCGGCTGCGCTTGCGCAACTTTCTCCTGAACGGCGATACCCGGGAAGCGGAGTCCCTGACCCGCGGCCTGATGGACGTAAACCAGCGCATCATGGAACTGAGAGAACCCAGCGCGTCGCTGGGCGACAACTCCTCCCAGGCCCGGCAGTTGCTTGACCGGCTCTCCGAGACGGAAAAAGACTGGGTGGCAACGTTCGCCACTCCGCTGATTGAAAAACGCCGCCAGGTGGATGCCGGCAGCGCTACCGTAGCCGAATTGCAAATCGCTTATCTGCAGTCCACGCCTTCTCCCGAACAACAGAAAAAAGAAGAAGAGGCCATGAGCCAGCTCTACGCGATTGTGAAAAGCGCTCTGGCCAACGCGGAAGCCTCAGACCAGACGGCGAGTTCCCTGATCAAATTCATGACCTTGCTGGGGATGGTAACCATCATGGGCCTGGGCGCGTTCATCGCCCGCAATGTGGCCCGCTCCATCACCACCCCGCTCTATCAGCTCATTGCCGTGGCGGGGCAAATTGCCGACGCTGGAGACCTGGACCAGAAAGTTGAGATCAAAGGCGCGGACGAAGTGGCGCAACTGGCGCACACCTTCAACAACATGGTGCTGTACCTGCGCGAGATGGCCGGACTCTCGGAAGCCATTGCAGGCGGCGACCTCTCGGTGGAGATCACCCCGCGCTCCAGCCGTGACACGCTAGGCACGGCCTTCCGCGAAATGACCCTGGGGTTGCGCAGCATGGTGAAGAACGTCCGCGACAGCGCTTCGCAAGTGGCCGGCGGCTCCACGCAGGTGGCGCAATCCTCTGATGATTCCGCCAAGATCAGCGTGCAGGCCGCGTCCGCCATTGATGAAGTCACCAGCACCATGCATGAGATGAGCATCAACGTGCAGAACATGGTGAAGAGCACGCAGATGCAGGCTTCCAACGTAAGCGAGACCTCGGCTTCCATTGACCAGATGGTGGCCAGCATCCAGCGCGTGGCGGACACTGCCAAGGTCCTGCTGGACATTTCGCAGCGTTCGCGCGACGAAGTGCACAGCGGCATTAACACCATGGAGAAGGCCACCGACGGTCTGAGCCGCATCAATTCGGCCATCAGCTCGTCGGCGGAGATCATCTCCGCCCTGGGCCAGCGCGCCGACGACATCGGCAAGATCATCGGCGTGATTGACGACCTGGCGGAGCAGACCAACCTGCTGGCGCTCAACGCCGCCATTGAAGCGGCCCGCGCCGGCGAACATGGCCTGGGCTTTGCCGTAGTCGCCGACGAAGTGCGCAAGCTGGCGGAAAAATCCGCGCAGTCCACGCGGGAAATTTCTGAACTCATCCAGAGCATCCAGAAGGAAGCCCGCAAGGCCGTGGAGAACATGGAAAAATCCACCAGCATTGTGAACGAAGGCATTTCGCTGGGCGGGGATTTGAGCAGCGCGCTGAAGAAGATCTCCAACGTGGTGTCTGAAGTTTACAAATTCGCGCAGGAAATTGGCGCGGCCACCAACGAGCAATCGCACGGCTCGTCACAGATCGCCAAAGCCACCACGCGGCTCAATGAGATCACGCATGAGATCAACTCGTCGGTGGAGGAACAGGCTTCCGGCGCGCAAGCCGTGGTCCGCGCCATGGAAAAGATGCGCGAACTGGTGCAGCGGTCTTCGTCCGGGTCCACGGAACTGGCGGCCTCGGCGGAGCAGATGTCCAAGATGTCCCGCACCATGCTGGACTCCATGGACCGCTTCAGCCTGGAAAACGCCGCCAACGGCAATGGAAATGGCGATGGCCGCAACGGATCTTCCGTCCGCGGCGAGCGCAACGGCCGCACGCCAGAGATGGCCGGCGCGACCTACAACTAA
- a CDS encoding response regulator, with amino-acid sequence MLPLLVIEDERSVMDFVRMALERNGYVCATANSAAEGLRLLETQHFSGIISDMRTPGGASGADVHAWIVAHRPELSNRMLFITGDTVNEDTMKALVSTGVPYIEKPFRVQELMGTVEKIFGKANSSCE; translated from the coding sequence TTGTTACCCCTGTTGGTGATTGAGGACGAACGCTCGGTGATGGACTTTGTCCGCATGGCGCTGGAACGCAACGGCTATGTCTGCGCCACGGCCAATTCCGCGGCCGAGGGCCTGCGCCTGCTGGAGACGCAGCATTTCAGCGGCATCATCTCAGACATGCGTACTCCGGGCGGGGCCAGCGGGGCGGACGTGCATGCCTGGATCGTGGCCCACCGGCCGGAGTTGAGCAACCGAATGCTGTTCATCACCGGCGACACGGTCAATGAAGACACCATGAAGGCGCTGGTCAGCACCGGCGTGCCGTACATTGAGAAACCGTTCCGCGTCCAGGAACTGATGGGGACAGTGGAAAAGATTTTTGGAAAGGCAAATTCCAGCTGTGAATGA
- a CDS encoding chemotaxis protein CheW — MARELHIVGFRIGRETFGVPIALVHEIVRVPEITAVPDSPGYVEGVINLRGKIVSVLDLRKRFGEKQVVNTKKNRILVSEVSGKMVGLIVDSASEVIKLPESDVQAAPSVFEDGELNYVTGVGKLQGRLIILVDLSKILQKGELRRVGENTEPQPAAAATL; from the coding sequence ATGGCCAGAGAACTGCATATCGTCGGCTTCCGCATCGGACGGGAGACATTTGGAGTGCCCATTGCGCTGGTGCATGAGATTGTGCGCGTGCCGGAGATCACGGCGGTCCCGGATTCGCCGGGCTACGTGGAAGGCGTGATCAACCTGCGCGGCAAGATCGTGTCGGTGCTCGACCTGCGCAAGAGGTTCGGAGAAAAACAAGTTGTCAACACCAAGAAGAACCGCATCCTGGTCAGCGAAGTGTCGGGCAAAATGGTGGGACTGATTGTGGATTCGGCGTCCGAGGTAATCAAGCTTCCGGAGAGCGACGTGCAAGCGGCGCCCTCGGTTTTTGAAGACGGTGAATTGAATTACGTGACCGGGGTGGGCAAGCTGCAGGGACGCCTGATCATCCTGGTTGACCTGAGCAAGATATTGCAGAAAGGCGAACTGCGCCGCGTGGGTGAAAACACGGAGCCCCAGCCCGCAGCCGCCGCAACGCTATAA
- a CDS encoding response regulator yields MSKILIVDDSPAEVKLMQSVLDRAGYVSVAVHDPLRLEQMIDSERPSLILMDVVMPQRNGFQACRELKGKAEYARIPVVMVSSKKNESDKFWAKEQGADGYVTKPYTADELLVAIRKFIGAVKV; encoded by the coding sequence GTGAGCAAGATTCTGATCGTTGATGATTCGCCGGCTGAGGTCAAACTGATGCAGTCGGTACTGGACCGCGCGGGGTACGTGTCCGTGGCGGTGCATGATCCCCTGCGGCTGGAACAGATGATTGACAGCGAGCGTCCCAGCTTGATCCTGATGGACGTGGTCATGCCCCAGCGCAATGGCTTCCAGGCCTGCCGCGAACTGAAGGGCAAAGCCGAATACGCGCGCATTCCGGTGGTGATGGTGAGTTCCAAAAAGAACGAAAGCGACAAGTTCTGGGCCAAAGAGCAGGGCGCGGACGGCTACGTGACCAAGCCGTACACCGCTGACGAACTGCTGGTGGCGATTCGAAAGTTTATTGGCGCGGTCAAGGTGTAA
- a CDS encoding chemotaxis protein CheW — translation MEEQQLQPEPVPVELPAEPLDLTEPNLIPLEDAAAAPVEGAQEGDAGQVYVEPEPEPSQYCIFRAGRERFCFSVLDVEEVVEWPRLARIPLAPSFLMGIFNLRGSIVPVVDIAFTEGRRPDLTPKHVVVASLKAEGDRDVVRIGIAADEVIGTCSTTEPLSLDDAPLEVPHCCGMLRHDDRLALALDLKKLTETFPVPVI, via the coding sequence ATGGAAGAACAACAACTCCAACCCGAACCGGTCCCCGTGGAATTACCTGCGGAGCCGCTTGATTTGACTGAGCCCAACCTGATTCCGCTGGAAGACGCCGCAGCGGCGCCGGTGGAAGGCGCGCAGGAAGGTGACGCCGGGCAGGTTTACGTGGAGCCCGAGCCCGAGCCTAGCCAGTATTGCATCTTCCGCGCGGGGCGCGAGCGATTCTGTTTTTCCGTACTGGACGTGGAAGAAGTCGTGGAATGGCCGCGGCTGGCGCGGATCCCCCTGGCTCCCAGTTTTTTGATGGGGATTTTCAACCTGCGCGGCTCGATTGTCCCGGTGGTGGACATTGCGTTTACAGAAGGGCGCCGCCCGGACCTGACGCCCAAGCACGTGGTGGTGGCCAGCTTAAAGGCGGAAGGCGACCGCGACGTGGTGCGCATTGGGATTGCCGCCGACGAAGTCATCGGCACCTGCAGCACGACGGAGCCGCTTTCGCTGGACGATGCGCCGCTCGAGGTCCCGCACTGCTGCGGCATGCTGCGCCATGACGATCGCCTGGCCCTGGCCCTGGATTTGAAGAAGTTGACGGAGACGTTTCCCGTCCCGGTGATTTGA
- a CDS encoding DUF393 domain-containing protein: MNASPDKPVVIYDGACGICAGNLKWLYRLDTLKKFDATPYQADDLLRIFPHLNLEECEQTMHLVFPNGKTYTGADAFRQIFLRMPLMFPVGLLLSIPPLPWALRKLYPILARNRYRIGGTCEVPVADPSKAEHAVKPR; encoded by the coding sequence ATGAATGCCAGTCCTGACAAGCCGGTGGTGATCTATGACGGCGCCTGCGGAATCTGTGCAGGCAATCTCAAGTGGCTGTATCGCCTGGACACGCTCAAGAAGTTTGACGCCACGCCCTATCAGGCCGACGACCTGCTGAGAATCTTCCCCCACTTGAATCTAGAAGAGTGCGAACAGACCATGCACCTGGTCTTTCCCAACGGCAAGACCTACACTGGCGCCGACGCTTTCCGCCAGATCTTTCTGCGCATGCCGCTCATGTTTCCCGTGGGACTGCTCCTGAGCATCCCTCCGCTGCCCTGGGCGTTGCGCAAGCTTTATCCGATTCTGGCCCGCAATCGCTACCGCATTGGCGGGACGTGTGAGGTCCCCGTGGCCGACCCCAGCAAAGCAGAGCACGCGGTCAAGCCCAGATAA
- a CDS encoding protein-glutamate O-methyltransferase CheR produces MATTSIPVQITDAEYKLLQTLVYQECGMYFDERRAHFLQDRLQRRLKVCGLDTFYAYYRLLTSHHGRQELVSLVENLTVNETSFFRNRPQLELFQKNILEDLLRRKQERRDWTLRFWSAGCSTGQEPYTLAMLVCDALAYYYLRNPLPFEMPSPKPLIPPPWKVEVLASDINYSVLRTAQEAIYPENMMEGVEYGYRLRYFDKVGDRYALKNTLKEMVHFDFHNLKTEFLPQRNDVIFCRNVMIYFDEAEQKRLVTKFHRCLNPEGYLFIGHAESLFGLSDRYRMIHLNNGTAYQRLEVAS; encoded by the coding sequence ATGGCTACGACCAGCATCCCGGTCCAGATCACTGACGCCGAATACAAGCTGTTGCAGACGCTCGTCTACCAGGAATGCGGCATGTACTTTGACGAACGCCGCGCGCACTTCTTGCAGGACCGGTTGCAGCGCCGCTTGAAAGTCTGCGGGCTGGACACCTTTTACGCCTATTACCGGCTGCTGACCAGCCACCACGGAAGACAGGAACTTGTTTCTCTGGTGGAGAACCTCACGGTCAACGAAACCAGCTTCTTCCGCAACCGTCCGCAGCTTGAGCTTTTCCAGAAAAATATCCTGGAAGACCTGCTGCGCCGCAAGCAGGAGCGCCGCGACTGGACCTTGCGTTTCTGGAGCGCGGGCTGCTCCACGGGACAGGAGCCCTACACGCTGGCCATGCTGGTGTGCGACGCCCTGGCCTACTACTACCTGCGCAACCCGTTGCCTTTTGAAATGCCCAGCCCCAAGCCGCTGATTCCTCCGCCGTGGAAAGTGGAGGTGCTGGCTTCAGACATCAACTACAGCGTGCTGCGCACCGCGCAGGAAGCCATTTATCCGGAAAACATGATGGAAGGCGTGGAGTACGGTTACCGGCTGCGCTACTTCGACAAGGTGGGCGACCGCTACGCGCTCAAGAACACGTTGAAGGAGATGGTCCATTTTGATTTTCACAATCTCAAAACCGAGTTCCTGCCGCAGCGCAATGACGTGATCTTCTGCCGCAATGTGATGATCTATTTTGACGAAGCCGAGCAGAAACGGCTAGTCACCAAGTTCCATCGCTGCCTGAACCCTGAAGGCTACCTCTTTATCGGGCACGCGGAGAGCTTGTTTGGCCTTTCCGACCGCTACCGCATGATCCACCTGAACAACGGCACGGCGTACCAGCGGCTGGAGGTGGCGTCCTGA
- a CDS encoding sigma-54 dependent transcriptional regulator, whose translation MERQIPAVNDDLRVRFLIVDDHQSIRRLCVTVGASLGFDCKEAESAEAAMGFLETYAPDIVLADLMMPNMSGLEFLPRVKQLLPRSEIAIMTGHASIETAVQAMRLGAYDYITKPFRIEELKLLLQRMEEKVKLVAENQFLRDRVNAEMELTGIVGSSSKIQDVFRMVARLKDTRTPVLIAGESGTGKELVARAVHYRGSFAKRPFVAVDCGALVPTLIESELFGYEKGAFTGANKSKEGLFQTASNGTIFLDEIGELSMELQAKLLRVLQEKEVRPVGSNQKVKVDVRVIAATNRDLEQAYKEGKFRKDLYFRLNVVTLHLPPLRERKSDIPALVHYFLDKFAPGKIITISPDANKCMLQYDWPGNVRELENCIERAVALGSQDTIGVEDLPPALRAREPHRAAEPETFAGDSDRPASDNDSDLEELERATIQRVFEQVHGDKALARKMLGISRATLYRKLKRYNIAMGKRTAAAS comes from the coding sequence TTGGAAAGGCAAATTCCAGCTGTGAATGACGATTTGCGCGTCCGCTTCCTGATTGTTGACGATCACCAGAGTATCCGGCGGCTCTGCGTGACCGTGGGCGCGTCTCTGGGGTTTGATTGCAAGGAAGCCGAAAGCGCGGAAGCCGCCATGGGCTTTCTGGAAACCTACGCGCCGGACATCGTGTTGGCTGACCTGATGATGCCCAACATGAGCGGCCTGGAGTTCCTGCCGCGCGTAAAGCAGCTCCTGCCGCGCAGCGAGATCGCCATCATGACCGGCCACGCTTCCATTGAAACCGCGGTGCAGGCCATGCGCCTGGGCGCGTATGACTACATCACCAAGCCTTTCCGCATTGAAGAGCTCAAATTGCTGCTGCAGCGCATGGAAGAGAAGGTCAAGCTGGTGGCGGAAAACCAGTTCCTGCGCGACCGCGTGAACGCGGAAATGGAACTCACCGGAATCGTTGGCTCTTCGTCCAAGATCCAGGACGTTTTTCGCATGGTGGCCCGCCTGAAAGATACGCGCACGCCGGTGCTGATCGCCGGGGAAAGCGGGACCGGCAAAGAACTGGTAGCGCGCGCCGTGCATTATCGCGGATCGTTTGCCAAGCGGCCGTTTGTCGCCGTGGATTGCGGGGCCCTGGTGCCTACGCTGATCGAGAGCGAGCTGTTCGGCTACGAGAAAGGCGCGTTCACCGGGGCCAACAAGTCCAAGGAAGGCTTGTTCCAGACCGCCAGCAACGGCACCATCTTTCTGGATGAAATCGGCGAGCTTTCCATGGAGCTGCAGGCCAAGCTCTTGCGCGTGCTGCAGGAAAAAGAAGTCCGGCCGGTGGGCAGCAACCAGAAAGTCAAAGTGGACGTGCGCGTGATCGCCGCGACCAACCGTGACCTGGAGCAAGCCTACAAAGAAGGCAAGTTCCGCAAAGACCTTTACTTCCGCCTGAACGTGGTCACACTGCATCTGCCGCCGCTGCGGGAGAGAAAGTCGGACATTCCGGCGCTGGTGCATTATTTCCTGGACAAGTTTGCCCCGGGCAAGATCATCACCATCTCGCCGGACGCCAACAAGTGCATGCTGCAGTACGATTGGCCGGGAAACGTGCGCGAGCTGGAAAACTGCATTGAGCGCGCGGTGGCCCTGGGCAGCCAGGACACCATTGGCGTGGAAGATTTGCCGCCGGCACTGCGGGCGCGCGAGCCGCATCGCGCCGCGGAACCTGAAACCTTCGCGGGAGACTCCGATCGTCCGGCTTCGGACAACGACAGCGACCTGGAAGAACTGGAACGGGCTACCATCCAGCGGGTCTTCGAGCAGGTGCACGGCGACAAAGCGCTGGCCAGAAAGATGCTCGGGATCAGCCGTGCAACTCTGTATCGCAAACTCAAGCGCTACAACATTGCTATGGGAAAACGTACCGCCGCGGCGTCATAG